Proteins co-encoded in one Granulicella cerasi genomic window:
- a CDS encoding SDR family NAD(P)-dependent oxidoreductase: MSHTARPLTGKRVVITGAAKRIGRSLALAFADAGADVAITYRGSQQEAEQTLADLHQRGVRALALNCDVRSEVSVQAAISKVTEDWDGLDILVNNAGAFETAALEDVTVEQWDAMFETNTRGPFLVAKTAYPLLKAAHGRIVNIGSLGGLHPWATHGHYCTSKAALHMLSQTMAKAWAPEISVNCVAPGMIVNGEVDPAYEHFAQKTPMRRNGRAEDVAAAVIFFAMAPHFITGQLLAVDGGLGL; the protein is encoded by the coding sequence GTGAGTCACACAGCACGCCCGCTAACGGGCAAGCGAGTCGTCATTACAGGAGCGGCCAAGCGCATTGGCCGCTCGCTTGCGTTGGCCTTTGCAGATGCCGGTGCCGATGTCGCGATCACCTACCGCGGCTCGCAGCAGGAAGCCGAGCAGACGCTGGCTGATCTGCACCAGAGAGGCGTACGGGCGCTCGCGCTGAACTGCGACGTGCGTTCCGAAGTTAGTGTTCAGGCAGCAATCTCGAAGGTCACAGAGGATTGGGACGGTCTCGACATCCTGGTGAACAACGCGGGCGCGTTTGAGACAGCCGCGCTCGAAGACGTCACGGTGGAGCAGTGGGACGCGATGTTTGAAACGAACACGCGCGGCCCGTTCCTTGTCGCGAAGACCGCGTATCCGCTGCTGAAGGCAGCGCATGGCCGCATCGTGAACATCGGCTCACTCGGAGGGCTGCATCCGTGGGCCACACACGGCCACTACTGCACCTCGAAGGCCGCGCTGCACATGCTTTCGCAGACGATGGCGAAGGCATGGGCGCCGGAGATCAGCGTGAACTGCGTGGCTCCCGGCATGATCGTGAACGGCGAGGTCGACCCCGCGTACGAGCACTTCGCGCAGAAGACGCCGATGCGCCGGAACGGACGCGCAGAGGATGTTGCGGCTGCGGTGATTTTCTTTGCCATGGCGCCGCACTTCATCACCGGACAGTTGCTCGCGGTGGACGGCGGCCTCGGGCTCTAG
- a CDS encoding carboxypeptidase-like regulatory domain-containing protein — translation MTLGSLAQAQDKKEQHGRKWKPLPDLTHIVITVEKGYNGQPLQNAAVIFHATRGGENDGNLEVKTDPDGRAVLDLIEVGSHVTLQIIAPGFATYASEFDADAPNKEMLVKMLRPRAQVSMYENNDGKAATAKPGVQEHVAPKKPTATPAKPAASAPPPVTSTTPSTSTAPATGTQSEPKQ, via the coding sequence ATGACTCTCGGCTCGTTGGCGCAGGCGCAGGATAAAAAGGAACAGCACGGCCGCAAGTGGAAGCCGCTGCCGGACCTCACGCACATCGTCATCACGGTGGAGAAGGGCTACAATGGGCAGCCGCTGCAGAATGCTGCGGTCATCTTCCACGCCACGCGCGGCGGCGAGAACGACGGCAACCTCGAAGTGAAGACCGATCCTGATGGCCGCGCAGTGCTCGACCTGATCGAGGTGGGCAGTCATGTGACGCTGCAGATCATTGCGCCTGGCTTTGCAACGTATGCAAGCGAGTTCGACGCCGACGCGCCGAACAAGGAAATGCTCGTCAAGATGCTTCGTCCGCGCGCGCAGGTGTCGATGTATGAGAACAACGACGGTAAGGCCGCGACAGCGAAGCCCGGTGTGCAGGAACATGTTGCTCCGAAGAAGCCAACGGCGACCCCGGCGAAGCCAGCCGCGAGCGCTCCGCCGCCCGTAACGTCCACGACGCCTTCCACGAGCACGGCGCCCGCGACGGGAACTCAGAGCGAGCCCAAGCAGTGA